A region from the Gymnogyps californianus isolate 813 chromosome 14, ASM1813914v2, whole genome shotgun sequence genome encodes:
- the STC2 gene encoding stanniocalcin-2 — protein sequence MCAELRGKLLALALLLASARAAAGTEATHPPEGPQDRTPQQKGRLSLQNTAEIQHCLVNAGDVGCGVFECFENNSCEIRGLHEICMTFLHNAGKFDAQGKSFIKDALKCKAHALRHKFSCISRKCPAIKEMVFQLQRECYLKHDLCSAAKENVQVIVEMIHFKDLLQHEPYVDLVNILLTCGEEVKKAITRSVQAQCEQNWGSLCSILSFCTSAVHSDAILGPEKKPGEASKAAAGRGDMLAHSDSDHRESSRASKGERGTKGHLNTHARVKAGGHGPKGAHGIMDRADELSDFSDIRR from the exons ATGTGCGCGGAGCTCCGCGGCAAGCTgctggccctggccctgctgctcgCCAgcgcccgggcggcggcgggcactGAGGCTACCCACCCGCCGGAGGGGCCGCAGGACAGGACCCCGCAGCAGAAGGGGCGCCTGTCCCTGCAGAACACAG CTGAAATTCAGCACTGCCTGGTTAATGCTGGCGATGTGGGATGTGGAGTGTTtgaatgctttgaaaacaaTTCTTGCGAGATCCGAGGCTTACACGAGATCTGCATGACGTTCCTGCACAACGCTGGAAAATTTGATGCCCAG ggAAAATCCTTCATTAAAGACGCTCTGAAGTGTAAGGCTCATGCCTTGAGGCATAAATTCAGCTGCATCAGCCGTAAGTGCCCTGCCATTAAAGAGATGGTGTTCCAGTTACAGCGGGAGTGCTACCTGAAGCATGACCTCTGCTCCGCTGCCAAGGAGAACGTCCAGGTCATTGTGGAGATGATTCACTTCAAAGACCTGCTGCAGCATGA GCCATATGTTGACCTAGTGAATATCCTGCTCACCTGTGGCGAGGAGGTGAAAAAGGCAATAACAAGAAGCGTCCAGGCCCAGTGCGAACAGAACTGGGGAAGTCTCTGCTCCATCCTGAGCTTCTGCACCTCAGCTGTGCACAGTGATGCCATCCTGGGTCCTGAGAAGAAGCCGGGTGAagccagcaaagctgctgctggccGCGGGGACATGCTGGCCCACTCCGACTCCGACCACAGGGAGAGCTCGCGAGCATCTAAGGGAGAGAGAGGTACTAAGGGCCACTTGAACACCCATGCCCGGGTGAAAGCTGGGGGCCACGGTCCCAAAGGGGCACATGGGATCATGGACCGGGCAGACGAACTGTCCGACTTCTCTGACATCCGGAGGTGA